In Promicromonospora sp. Populi, one genomic interval encodes:
- a CDS encoding alpha/beta fold hydrolase encodes MSTFVLIHGGGDVGWHFHLVAAELRARGHVVVAPDLPADDDSATLDDYADVVVETVAALGTTATPRDLVVVGHSFGAFTAPLVADRLPADVLVLLAGMIPAPGEAPDDWWANTGYSAAVAEQAARDSGLTGSADPYVGFYHDVPRVLAEEAMSKEREHPSSAAMAAPWPLAAWPDVPTRFLLCSEDRFFPPDFFRRLVPDRLGIVPDEIPGSHCVALSRPRELADRLEAYAATART; translated from the coding sequence ATGAGCACGTTCGTACTGATCCACGGCGGCGGCGACGTCGGCTGGCACTTCCACCTGGTCGCGGCCGAGCTGCGGGCGCGGGGGCACGTCGTCGTCGCTCCCGACCTCCCGGCCGACGACGACTCAGCGACCCTCGACGACTACGCCGACGTAGTGGTCGAGACGGTTGCCGCGCTCGGCACGACCGCCACCCCGCGCGACCTCGTCGTCGTTGGACATTCCTTCGGCGCGTTCACCGCGCCGCTCGTCGCCGACCGCCTCCCGGCGGACGTGCTGGTGCTGCTGGCCGGGATGATTCCGGCCCCGGGCGAGGCGCCCGACGACTGGTGGGCAAACACCGGCTACAGCGCCGCGGTGGCGGAGCAGGCCGCGCGCGACAGCGGCCTGACCGGCAGCGCGGACCCCTACGTGGGCTTCTATCACGACGTACCGCGCGTGCTGGCCGAGGAGGCGATGAGCAAGGAGCGCGAGCACCCGTCGAGCGCCGCGATGGCGGCGCCCTGGCCGCTGGCCGCGTGGCCCGACGTGCCCACCAGGTTCCTGCTCTGCAGCGAGGACCGCTTCTTCCCGCCCGACTTCTTCCGCCGCCTGGTCCCCGACCGCCTGGGCATCGTGCCCGACGAGATTCCCGGCAGCCACTGCGTAGCCCTCAGCCGCCCCCGCGAGCTCGCGGACCGGCTGGAGGCCTACGCCGCCACCGCCCGCACCTAG